From Rhizobium sp. NZLR1, a single genomic window includes:
- a CDS encoding aldo/keto reductase has product MKHHAFGRMPFTVTDVGFGAWQIGGSWGDISEVDGRAALNAALDAGMTFIDTADVYGDGRSEKIIADVLKARGGQRPMVATKAGRRLNPHVAEGYTKANLEGFIDRSRENLAVDSLDLVQLHCPPREVFYQPEVFENLNALQAAGKIKGYGVSVEKVEDGLKAIEYPGVVSIQIIYNIFRQRPDHLFFQEARRRNVAIIARVPLASGLLSGKITRDTHFASDDHRNFNRNGEAFDVGETFAGVPFEVGLQAVEEVRKLVPQGATMAAFALRWILMAEAVTVVIPGARNAEQAKANAAAADLAPLTAGVMAATREIYTRLIAPHVHQRW; this is encoded by the coding sequence ATGAAACACCATGCTTTCGGCCGCATGCCTTTCACCGTCACCGATGTCGGCTTCGGCGCTTGGCAGATCGGCGGCTCCTGGGGCGATATCAGCGAGGTGGATGGACGCGCGGCGCTTAACGCCGCACTCGATGCCGGCATGACCTTCATCGATACGGCTGACGTCTATGGCGACGGCCGCTCGGAAAAAATCATCGCCGACGTGCTGAAGGCGCGCGGCGGCCAGCGCCCGATGGTCGCCACCAAGGCCGGCCGCCGGCTCAACCCGCATGTCGCCGAAGGTTATACCAAAGCGAACCTCGAAGGCTTCATCGACCGCAGCCGTGAGAATCTTGCCGTCGACAGCCTCGACCTCGTGCAGCTGCACTGCCCGCCGCGCGAGGTGTTTTACCAGCCTGAGGTCTTCGAGAACCTGAACGCGCTGCAGGCGGCCGGCAAGATCAAAGGTTACGGCGTCAGCGTCGAAAAGGTCGAAGACGGGCTGAAGGCGATCGAATATCCTGGCGTCGTCAGCATCCAGATCATCTACAATATCTTCCGCCAGCGTCCCGACCACCTGTTCTTCCAGGAAGCGCGCCGCAGGAACGTGGCGATCATTGCCCGCGTGCCGCTGGCCAGCGGCCTTCTCTCCGGCAAGATCACCCGGGACACCCACTTTGCCAGCGACGACCATCGCAATTTCAACCGCAACGGCGAAGCCTTCGATGTCGGCGAGACTTTTGCCGGCGTGCCCTTCGAGGTCGGCCTGCAAGCGGTGGAAGAGGTGCGCAAGCTGGTGCCTCAGGGCGCCACCATGGCGGCCTTTGCGCTGCGCTGGATCCTGATGGCTGAAGCCGTCACCGTCGTCATCCCCGGCGCCCGCAATGCCGAACAAGCTAAAGCCAATGCGGCCGCAGCCGATCTGGCGCCCCTTACGGCCGGTGTCATGGCGGCAACACGCGAGATCTACACGCGGCTGATCGCGCCGCATGTGCATCAGCGCTGGTAG
- a CDS encoding cupin domain-containing protein, with translation MNGKGKIMEIKPVGSRPSMKPPADYFTGAVRQDPLMETPEPARMRATSVTFEPGARTAWHTHPLGQTLIVTSGRGLVQSWGGEISEIRAGDTVWFSPGEKHWHGAAADTAMTHIAIHEALDGKHVDWLEQVTDAQYSGMS, from the coding sequence ATGAATGGAAAAGGAAAGATCATGGAGATCAAACCTGTCGGCTCTCGCCCTTCGATGAAGCCGCCGGCCGATTATTTCACCGGCGCCGTTCGCCAGGATCCGTTGATGGAGACGCCCGAACCGGCCCGGATGCGGGCAACCTCGGTCACCTTCGAACCCGGCGCCCGCACCGCTTGGCATACGCATCCGCTCGGCCAGACGCTGATCGTGACCTCTGGCAGGGGCCTCGTCCAGAGCTGGGGCGGTGAGATAAGCGAGATCCGCGCCGGCGACACGGTATGGTTTTCGCCGGGCGAAAAACATTGGCACGGTGCCGCCGCGGACACGGCGATGACGCACATCGCCATTCACGAGGCGCTGGACGGCAAGCATGTCGACTGGTTGGAGCAGGTCACCGACGCGCAATATTCCGGCATGAGCTAA
- a CDS encoding class I SAM-dependent methyltransferase, which produces MKTREDRQALRASTPRTPLSAHHMENARLLPDRGELLYRIPNGGIGVEVGAAFGEYTAEIMEKNRPAQLYLVDPWSMDRYSSGLDAIHTTFSAEIEAGRLHLMQGKSLDKLAEFEDDFLDWAYIDTDHSFELTWQELLLCDKKVKRTGRIAGHDFCTGNTVKPIVYGVVEAVTKFCKDYRWQFEFLTVESHAHFSYCLKRL; this is translated from the coding sequence ATGAAGACACGTGAAGACAGGCAGGCGCTCCGGGCGAGCACGCCGCGCACTCCGCTCAGCGCCCATCATATGGAAAACGCCCGTCTGCTGCCGGATCGTGGCGAGTTGCTCTACCGAATCCCGAACGGCGGCATCGGCGTCGAAGTGGGAGCGGCCTTCGGCGAATATACGGCGGAGATCATGGAAAAGAATCGCCCGGCGCAGCTCTACCTCGTCGATCCCTGGTCGATGGATCGCTACAGCTCCGGCCTCGACGCAATCCACACGACGTTTTCTGCCGAGATCGAGGCCGGCAGGCTGCATCTGATGCAGGGCAAATCGCTCGACAAGCTCGCCGAGTTCGAAGACGATTTCCTCGACTGGGCCTATATCGATACCGACCATTCCTTCGAGCTCACCTGGCAGGAACTGCTGCTTTGCGACAAGAAGGTGAAGCGGACGGGGCGGATTGCCGGGCATGATTTCTGCACCGGCAATACCGTCAAGCCGATCGTCTATGGCGTCGTCGAGGCGGTCACCAAATTCTGCAAGGATTACCGCTGGCAATTCGAGTTCCTGACGGTCGAATCACACGCGCATTTTTCCTATTGCCTGAAGCGGCTGTGA
- a CDS encoding glutathione peroxidase → MTANVLDIPVKTVDGRETALNEYKGRVLLVVNVASKCGLAVQYEGLEKLYGEKRERGFVIAAFPANDFKGQEPGTDAEILDFCTSTYDVTFPIFSKISVKGEAQHPLYRQLTKSGVKTTGEGPMRERLKSHGMSGGDEDDILWNFEKFLIGRDGKVAARFAPDVTADDSRLVSAVDKELAKG, encoded by the coding sequence GTGACGGCGAACGTGTTGGATATTCCTGTGAAAACAGTGGATGGTCGTGAAACCGCGCTCAACGAATACAAGGGTCGCGTGCTCCTGGTCGTCAATGTCGCCTCGAAATGCGGGCTGGCGGTTCAATATGAGGGGCTCGAAAAGCTCTATGGCGAAAAGCGCGAACGCGGCTTCGTCATCGCCGCTTTCCCCGCCAACGACTTCAAGGGTCAGGAGCCCGGCACCGATGCCGAGATCCTCGATTTCTGCACCAGTACCTACGACGTCACCTTCCCGATCTTCTCGAAGATCTCGGTCAAGGGCGAAGCCCAGCATCCGCTCTACCGGCAACTGACGAAGTCTGGCGTGAAGACGACAGGCGAGGGCCCGATGCGTGAACGGCTGAAATCCCACGGCATGTCAGGTGGCGACGAGGATGACATTCTTTGGAACTTCGAAAAATTCCTGATCGGCCGCGACGGCAAAGTCGCCGCCCGCTTCGCGCCGGATGTGACGGCGGATGATTCGCGGCTGGTTTCGGCGGTGGATAAAGAACTGGCGAAGGGGTGA
- a CDS encoding NADH-quinone oxidoreductase subunit A — protein MTELLSSYIPIAIFIAIALVIGLALLIAPFAVAFKAPDSEKLSAYECGFNAFDDARMKFDIRFYLVSILFIIFDLEVAFLFPWAVSFGAIGWFGFWSMMVFLFVLTIGFIYEWKKGALEWE, from the coding sequence ATGACTGAACTGCTCAGTTCCTATATTCCGATCGCTATCTTCATCGCTATCGCGCTTGTTATCGGCCTGGCGCTGCTTATTGCGCCGTTCGCCGTGGCTTTCAAAGCGCCTGATTCGGAAAAGCTCTCGGCTTACGAATGCGGCTTCAACGCGTTCGACGATGCCCGTATGAAATTCGACATTCGCTTCTACCTCGTGTCGATCCTCTTCATCATCTTCGATCTTGAAGTCGCTTTCCTCTTCCCCTGGGCCGTTTCCTTCGGCGCCATCGGCTGGTTCGGCTTCTGGTCCATGATGGTCTTTCTCTTCGTGCTGACCATCGGCTTTATCTATGAATGGAAGAAGGGAGCCCTGGAATGGGAGTAG
- a CDS encoding NADH-quinone oxidoreductase subunit B yields the protein MGVAPVSNQPLVAQQPKGIIDPSTGKPIGSNDAFFGEINNELADKGFLVTSTDELINWARTGSLMWMTFGLACCAVEMMQLSMPRYDVERFGFAPRASPRQSDVMIVAGTLTNKMAPALRKVYDQMPEPRYVISMGSCANGGGYYHYSYSVVRGCDRIVPIDIYVPGCPPTAEALLYGVLLLQKKIRRTGTIER from the coding sequence ATGGGAGTAGCCCCTGTGAGCAATCAGCCGCTCGTTGCCCAGCAGCCGAAAGGGATCATCGATCCCTCGACCGGCAAGCCGATCGGCAGCAACGACGCATTTTTCGGCGAGATCAACAATGAGCTTGCCGATAAGGGTTTCCTCGTCACCTCGACCGACGAGCTGATCAACTGGGCCCGTACCGGCTCGCTGATGTGGATGACCTTCGGCCTTGCCTGCTGCGCCGTCGAAATGATGCAGCTGTCGATGCCGCGTTATGACGTCGAGCGCTTCGGTTTTGCGCCGCGCGCTTCGCCACGCCAGTCCGACGTGATGATCGTTGCCGGCACGCTGACCAACAAGATGGCGCCGGCGCTGCGCAAAGTTTACGACCAGATGCCCGAGCCGCGCTACGTCATCTCGATGGGCTCCTGCGCCAATGGCGGCGGTTATTATCACTATTCCTACTCGGTGGTGCGCGGCTGCGACCGCATCGTGCCGATCGACATCTACGTGCCGGGCTGTCCCCCCACGGCAGAGGCGCTGCTTTACGGCGTGCTTCTGCTGCAGAAGAAGATCCGGCGCACCGGCACGATCGAACGCTAA
- a CDS encoding NADH-quinone oxidoreductase subunit C has translation MSEALTELASYLGEARGNLIAASQMKYGELTLTATGENLIPLLTFLRDDAKCGFVNLIDICGVDWPQRELRFDVVYHLLSPKQNLRIRVKVATDEDTPVPSACGVHPGADWFERETWDMYGVLFTGHPDLRRILTDYGFEGHPLRKDFPTTGFVEVRYDDAAKRVVYEPVELKQEFRNFDFMSPWEGTEYVLPGDEKAKQ, from the coding sequence ATGAGTGAAGCCCTGACTGAGCTTGCGTCCTACCTTGGCGAAGCGCGCGGTAACCTGATCGCCGCATCGCAGATGAAGTATGGCGAGCTGACGCTGACCGCAACGGGTGAAAACCTGATCCCGCTTTTGACCTTCCTGCGTGACGACGCCAAATGCGGTTTCGTCAACCTGATCGATATTTGCGGTGTCGACTGGCCGCAGCGCGAGCTGCGTTTCGACGTCGTCTATCACCTGCTGTCGCCGAAGCAGAACCTGCGCATCCGCGTCAAGGTGGCAACCGACGAAGATACGCCGGTTCCCTCGGCCTGCGGCGTCCATCCCGGCGCCGACTGGTTCGAGCGCGAAACTTGGGACATGTACGGCGTGCTCTTCACCGGCCATCCGGACCTGCGCCGCATCCTGACCGACTACGGCTTCGAAGGCCACCCGCTGCGCAAGGACTTCCCGACCACCGGCTTCGTCGAGGTTCGTTATGACGATGCGGCAAAGCGCGTCGTTTACGAGCCGGTCGAACTGAAGCAGGAATTCCGCAACTTCGACTTCATGTCGCCCTGGGAAGGTACTGAATACGTGCTGCCTGGGGATGAGAAGGCCAAGCAGTGA
- a CDS encoding NADH-quinone oxidoreductase subunit D: protein MTEHNVRNFNINFGPQHPAAHGVLRLVLELDGEIVERVDPHIGLLHRGTEKLIETKTYLQALPYFDRLDYVAPMNQEHAYAMAVEKLLGIDIPIRGQLIRVLYSEIGRILSHLLNVTTQAMDVGALTPPLWGFEEREKLMVFYERASGSRMHAAYIRPGGVHQDLPEQLVQDIGDWCDPFLKALDDIDNLLTGNRIFKQRNVDIGVVSLEDCWAWGFSGVMVRGSGAAWDLRRAQPYECYSDLEFDIPIGKNGDNYDRYLIRMIEMRESVRIMKQCVNRLLSDAKTGPFSSIDGKVVPPKRGEMKRSMEALIHHFKLYTEGYHVPAGEVYAAVEAPKGEFGVYLVSDGSNKPYRCKIRAPGYAHLQAMDFMCRGHQLADVAAVLGSLDIVFGEVDR, encoded by the coding sequence ATGACCGAACATAACGTCCGCAACTTCAACATCAATTTCGGACCGCAGCATCCGGCGGCGCATGGCGTTCTTCGTCTTGTCCTGGAGCTTGACGGCGAAATTGTGGAGCGGGTTGATCCGCATATCGGCCTGCTGCACCGCGGCACCGAGAAGCTGATCGAGACCAAGACCTATCTTCAGGCCTTGCCCTATTTCGATCGGCTCGATTACGTCGCGCCGATGAACCAGGAACATGCCTATGCGATGGCTGTGGAAAAACTGCTCGGCATCGACATCCCGATCCGCGGCCAGCTGATTCGCGTCCTCTATTCGGAAATCGGCCGTATCCTCTCGCATCTGCTGAACGTCACGACGCAGGCCATGGACGTCGGCGCGCTGACGCCGCCGCTCTGGGGCTTCGAAGAGCGTGAAAAGCTGATGGTGTTTTATGAGCGCGCCAGTGGCTCGCGCATGCATGCCGCATATATCCGTCCGGGCGGCGTTCATCAGGACCTACCGGAACAGCTCGTCCAGGATATCGGCGACTGGTGCGACCCGTTCCTGAAGGCGCTCGACGACATCGACAATCTGTTGACCGGCAACCGCATCTTCAAGCAGCGCAACGTCGATATCGGCGTCGTCTCGCTGGAGGATTGCTGGGCCTGGGGCTTCTCCGGCGTCATGGTGCGCGGTTCGGGCGCTGCCTGGGACCTGCGTCGCGCCCAGCCTTACGAATGTTATTCCGATCTCGAATTCGACATTCCGATTGGCAAGAACGGCGATAATTATGACCGCTACCTGATCCGCATGATCGAGATGCGCGAATCGGTCCGCATCATGAAGCAGTGCGTCAATCGCCTGCTGTCGGATGCCAAGACCGGTCCTTTCTCGTCGATCGACGGCAAGGTCGTGCCGCCGAAGCGCGGTGAGATGAAGCGCTCGATGGAAGCGCTGATCCACCACTTCAAGCTCTATACCGAAGGCTACCATGTGCCGGCCGGCGAGGTTTACGCCGCCGTCGAGGCGCCGAAGGGCGAGTTCGGCGTCTATCTCGTCTCCGACGGCTCCAACAAGCCGTATCGCTGCAAGATCCGCGCTCCGGGTTATGCGCATCTGCAGGCTATGGACTTCATGTGCCGCGGCCACCAGCTTGCCGACGTCGCGGCCGTGCTCGGCTCGCTCGACATCGTCTTCGGCGAGGTGGACCGCTGA
- a CDS encoding NADH-quinone oxidoreductase subunit E, protein MSVRRLAEDQFQPAAFAFSDENAVWADKTIQKYPAGRQQSAVIPLLMRAQEQDGWVTRAAIEKIADMLDMAYIRVLEVATFYTQFQLHPVGTRAHVQVCGTTPCMLRGSEALMSVCKSKIHAHAFERNAEGTLSWEEVECLGACVNAPMVMIGKDTYEDLTPARLEEIIDTFAAGNGASIKPGTQIDRVFSAPEGGLTSLTTAEPKTRTRAKKADAESVSAPVVDAAPIPPSEAARPKSTDAETNAALKTPATAPKAAARNAKAAEQQPVSGTAAAEPAPAPAVKAEAAPAAKPALTDKNRPAGIEKPAASDDLKMISGVGPKIEATLNEIGIFTFSQVAGWKKAEREWVDGYLNFRGRIERDDWVKQAKALAKGGEAEYIKVFGKKPR, encoded by the coding sequence ATGTCCGTTCGTCGATTAGCCGAAGATCAATTTCAGCCTGCCGCATTCGCTTTCAGCGATGAAAATGCGGTCTGGGCGGACAAGACGATCCAGAAATACCCCGCCGGCCGCCAGCAATCGGCGGTCATCCCGCTGTTGATGCGGGCGCAGGAGCAGGATGGCTGGGTCACGCGCGCGGCGATCGAAAAGATCGCCGACATGCTCGACATGGCCTATATCCGCGTGCTCGAGGTCGCGACCTTCTATACGCAGTTCCAGCTGCATCCCGTCGGCACCCGCGCCCACGTCCAGGTCTGCGGCACGACGCCCTGCATGCTACGCGGCTCGGAAGCGCTGATGTCGGTCTGCAAGAGCAAGATCCACGCCCATGCCTTCGAGCGCAATGCCGAGGGAACACTGTCCTGGGAAGAGGTCGAATGTCTTGGCGCCTGCGTCAACGCCCCCATGGTGATGATCGGCAAGGACACCTATGAAGACCTGACGCCGGCGCGCCTCGAAGAGATCATCGATACCTTTGCCGCCGGCAATGGCGCGAGCATTAAGCCGGGCACCCAGATCGACCGGGTATTTTCGGCGCCGGAAGGCGGCTTGACCTCGCTGACGACGGCAGAGCCGAAGACAAGGACGCGCGCCAAGAAGGCCGATGCCGAAAGCGTGTCGGCTCCGGTCGTCGACGCCGCTCCGATCCCGCCCTCCGAGGCCGCCCGCCCGAAGAGCACCGATGCCGAGACCAATGCCGCGCTGAAGACGCCGGCAACGGCGCCGAAGGCGGCTGCCAGGAATGCCAAGGCAGCCGAGCAGCAGCCGGTTTCCGGCACCGCGGCTGCCGAACCGGCGCCGGCACCCGCCGTCAAGGCCGAAGCCGCCCCGGCGGCAAAGCCAGCGCTCACCGACAAGAACCGTCCGGCCGGCATCGAAAAGCCCGCCGCATCGGATGATCTGAAGATGATCTCGGGCGTCGGCCCGAAGATCGAGGCGACGTTGAACGAGATCGGCATCTTCACCTTCTCGCAGGTCGCGGGCTGGAAGAAGGCCGAGCGCGAATGGGTCGACGGCTACCTGAACTTCCGCGGCCGCATCGAGCGTGACGACTGGGTCAAGCAGGCCAAGGCGCTCGCCAAGGGCGGCGAAGCGGAATATATCAAGGTCTTCGGCAAGAAGCCGCGGTAA
- the nuoF gene encoding NADH-quinone oxidoreductase subunit NuoF, with product MLQDKDRIFTNIYGLKDKSLKGAMSRGHWDGTKQILEKGRDWIINEMKASGLRGRGGAGFPTGLKWSFMPKESDGRPHYLVVNADESEPGTCKDRDIMRHDPHTLIEGCVIASFAMGANAAYIYVRGEYIREREALQAAIDECYDYGLLGKNNKLGWDMDIYVHHGAGAYICGEETALLESLEGKKGQPRLKPPFPANMGLYGCPTTVNNVESIAVAPTILRRGAGWFSAIGRPNNVGTKLFMLSGHVNKPCTVEEEMGITFRELVDRHAGGIRGGWDNLLAVIPGGASCPIVPAKDIIDCPMDFDGLRGVGSSFGTAAAIVMDKSTDVIKAIARISAFFKHESCGQCTPCREGTGWMWRVMERMAKGNAQKREIDMLFQVTKQIEGHTICALGDAAAWPVQGLIRNFRPEIEKRIDQYTASALDHGAVLEAAE from the coding sequence ATGTTACAAGATAAAGACCGCATCTTTACCAACATCTACGGCCTCAAGGACAAGTCCCTGAAGGGCGCGATGAGCCGCGGCCACTGGGACGGCACCAAGCAGATACTCGAAAAGGGCCGCGATTGGATCATCAACGAGATGAAGGCGTCCGGCCTTCGCGGCCGCGGCGGCGCCGGATTCCCCACGGGTCTCAAATGGTCCTTCATGCCGAAGGAAAGCGACGGTCGCCCGCACTACCTCGTCGTCAATGCCGACGAATCGGAGCCCGGTACCTGCAAAGACCGCGACATCATGCGTCACGATCCGCATACGCTGATCGAAGGCTGCGTCATCGCCAGCTTCGCCATGGGCGCAAATGCGGCCTACATCTATGTGCGCGGCGAATATATCCGCGAGCGCGAAGCGCTGCAGGCGGCGATCGACGAATGTTATGATTATGGCCTGCTCGGCAAGAACAACAAGCTCGGCTGGGACATGGACATCTACGTCCATCACGGCGCCGGCGCCTATATCTGCGGCGAGGAAACAGCCCTCCTCGAAAGCCTCGAGGGCAAGAAGGGCCAGCCGCGCCTGAAGCCGCCTTTCCCGGCCAATATGGGCCTTTACGGTTGCCCGACGACGGTCAACAACGTCGAATCGATCGCCGTTGCGCCGACGATCCTGCGCCGCGGTGCCGGCTGGTTCTCGGCCATCGGCCGTCCGAACAATGTCGGCACCAAGCTGTTCATGCTCTCCGGCCACGTCAACAAGCCGTGCACGGTCGAAGAGGAAATGGGCATCACCTTCCGCGAACTGGTCGACCGCCATGCCGGCGGCATCCGCGGCGGCTGGGACAATCTGCTCGCCGTCATTCCGGGCGGAGCATCCTGCCCGATCGTTCCGGCCAAGGACATCATCGACTGCCCGATGGATTTCGACGGCCTGCGCGGCGTCGGCTCCTCCTTCGGCACAGCCGCCGCGATCGTCATGGACAAATCCACCGACGTGATCAAGGCGATCGCCCGTATCTCCGCCTTCTTCAAACACGAGAGCTGCGGCCAGTGCACGCCTTGCCGCGAAGGCACCGGCTGGATGTGGCGGGTGATGGAGCGCATGGCCAAGGGCAATGCCCAGAAGCGCGAGATCGACATGCTGTTCCAGGTGACCAAGCAGATCGAAGGCCACACCATCTGCGCGCTCGGCGACGCCGCCGCATGGCCGGTGCAGGGTCTGATCCGTAACTTCCGTCCCGAGATCGAAAAGCGCATCGACCAGTATACGGCAAGCGCCCTTGATCACGGCGCGGTTCTGGAGGCGGCTGAATAA
- a CDS encoding 5' DNA nuclease yields MADNASKSGKKEDAADFAAGFGRLAAEMLENARAMPMHPLMAHPAAAFAAATAIGFGLSTQMAGAFFGAFQSALETTGKVAAALDDTPPDEPMPAVDIRPEKIRPEVKAVVKPVAANKPAAETKPDVEKKTRPKLTVVTPVSEPVPASQPAVKAKPAQRAKKVDDLKLIAGIGPKLEQVLNDRGIRSFAEIAAWSTEDIARLDAELGVNGRIDRDDWIGQAKVLAGRARRRK; encoded by the coding sequence ATGGCGGACAACGCATCGAAGAGTGGAAAGAAGGAAGACGCCGCCGATTTCGCGGCCGGCTTCGGCCGTCTTGCCGCCGAGATGCTGGAAAATGCGCGGGCAATGCCGATGCATCCGCTGATGGCGCATCCCGCCGCAGCCTTTGCCGCCGCAACAGCGATCGGCTTCGGTCTCTCGACCCAGATGGCGGGCGCCTTTTTCGGCGCCTTCCAGAGCGCGCTGGAAACGACCGGCAAGGTCGCGGCAGCGCTCGATGATACGCCGCCGGACGAGCCGATGCCCGCCGTCGATATCCGGCCGGAGAAAATCCGCCCTGAGGTCAAGGCTGTGGTCAAGCCGGTGGCCGCGAACAAGCCGGCGGCGGAGACCAAGCCTGATGTCGAGAAGAAGACAAGGCCGAAACTGACTGTTGTAACACCGGTCAGCGAACCGGTCCCTGCCAGCCAGCCGGCTGTGAAGGCAAAACCGGCCCAGCGGGCGAAAAAGGTCGACGATCTGAAGCTGATCGCCGGCATCGGCCCGAAGCTGGAGCAGGTGCTGAACGACAGGGGCATTCGCAGCTTCGCCGAGATTGCTGCCTGGAGCACCGAGGACATCGCCCGGCTCGACGCCGAGCTTGGCGTCAACGGCCGCATCGACCGTGACGACTGGATCGGCCAGGCAAAAGTTCTGGCAGGGCGGGCGCGCCGAAGGAAATGA
- the nuoG gene encoding NADH-quinone oxidoreductase subunit NuoG: MAKLKIDGNEIEVPDHYTLLQACEDAGAEVPRFCFHERLSVAGNCRMCLVEVKGGPPKPQASCAMSVRDIRGGPNGELAEVFTNTPMVKKAREGVMEFLLINHPLDCPICDQGGECDLQDQAMAFGIDTSRYQEDKRAVEDKYIGPLVKTVMNRCIHCTRCVRFTTEVAGISELGLIGRGEDAEITTYLEQAMTSELQGNVVDLCPVGALTSKPFAFTARPWELNKTESIDVMDAVGSAIRVDTRGREVMRVLPRVNEAINEEWISDKSRFIWDGLKTQRLDRPYVRRDGRLQPASWAEAFVAIKAGVAATSGDKIGAIAGDLASVEEMYALSELVKSLGSTNLDCRQDGAALDSSLGRASYLFNPTISGIDQADALLIIGANPRFEAAILNTRIRKRWRRGKFPIGVIGEPSELRYTYDYLGGGPDTLKDLVDGGHAFAEVLKNAAKPMIIIGQGALSRTDGAGVLASAAKLAGSVGAVVEGWNGFAVLHTAASRVGGLDLGFVPGSKGVNAAEMLTAMDVLFLLGADELDFTAKKAKLTVYIGSHGDNGAHHADVILPAAAYTEKSGTWVNTEGRVQMGNRAGFAPGDAREDWAIIRALSDVLGKKLPFDSLSELRVRLYAAFPHFAAIDEIAETDSAQIAAVAKKAGKMNKSGFASPVKDFYLTNPIARASAVMAECSALARNNFKVAAE; the protein is encoded by the coding sequence ATGGCAAAACTGAAGATTGACGGCAACGAAATCGAGGTTCCGGATCACTACACGCTGTTGCAGGCGTGCGAGGATGCCGGGGCCGAAGTTCCGCGCTTCTGCTTCCATGAGCGGCTGTCGGTTGCCGGCAATTGCCGCATGTGCCTTGTCGAGGTGAAGGGCGGCCCGCCGAAGCCCCAGGCTTCCTGCGCCATGAGCGTGCGCGACATCCGCGGCGGCCCGAACGGCGAACTGGCCGAGGTCTTCACCAACACCCCGATGGTCAAGAAGGCCCGCGAAGGTGTGATGGAATTCCTGCTGATCAACCATCCGCTTGATTGCCCGATCTGCGACCAGGGCGGCGAATGCGATCTGCAGGACCAGGCGATGGCCTTCGGCATCGACACTTCGCGTTACCAGGAAGACAAGCGCGCCGTCGAAGACAAGTATATCGGCCCGCTGGTCAAGACGGTGATGAACCGCTGCATCCATTGCACGCGCTGCGTCCGCTTCACCACCGAGGTCGCCGGCATTTCCGAACTCGGCCTGATCGGCCGGGGCGAGGATGCCGAGATCACCACCTATCTCGAACAGGCGATGACCTCCGAGCTGCAGGGCAACGTCGTCGACCTTTGCCCGGTCGGTGCACTCACCTCCAAGCCCTTCGCCTTCACCGCGCGCCCCTGGGAATTGAACAAGACCGAATCGATCGACGTCATGGATGCCGTCGGTTCGGCGATCCGCGTCGATACCCGTGGCCGCGAAGTCATGCGCGTCCTGCCGCGAGTCAACGAGGCGATCAACGAAGAGTGGATCTCCGACAAGAGCCGCTTCATCTGGGACGGCCTGAAGACCCAGCGCCTCGACCGGCCCTATGTCCGCCGCGACGGCCGCCTGCAGCCTGCCAGTTGGGCCGAAGCCTTCGTCGCCATCAAGGCTGGCGTTGCCGCTACCTCCGGCGACAAGATCGGCGCAATCGCCGGCGATCTTGCTTCCGTTGAGGAAATGTATGCGCTTTCCGAACTGGTGAAGTCGCTTGGGTCGACCAATCTCGACTGTCGCCAGGATGGGGCGGCGCTCGATTCGTCGCTCGGCCGCGCAAGCTATCTCTTCAACCCGACCATCTCGGGCATCGACCAGGCCGACGCGCTGCTGATCATCGGCGCCAATCCGCGCTTCGAGGCGGCAATCCTCAATACCCGCATCCGCAAGCGCTGGCGCCGCGGCAAGTTCCCGATCGGCGTGATCGGCGAGCCGAGCGAATTGCGCTACACCTATGACTATCTCGGCGGTGGTCCGGACACGCTGAAGGATCTGGTCGACGGCGGTCACGCCTTTGCCGAGGTCCTGAAGAACGCCGCCAAGCCGATGATCATCATCGGCCAGGGCGCGCTGTCACGCACCGATGGCGCCGGCGTACTCGCCAGTGCCGCCAAGCTTGCCGGTTCGGTCGGCGCGGTCGTTGAAGGCTGGAATGGCTTTGCCGTCCTCCATACGGCCGCCTCCCGTGTCGGCGGCCTCGACCTCGGTTTCGTGCCGGGTTCCAAGGGCGTCAATGCCGCCGAAATGCTGACGGCGATGGATGTGCTCTTCCTGCTCGGCGCCGACGAACTCGACTTCACCGCCAAGAAGGCCAAGCTCACCGTCTATATCGGCTCGCATGGCGATAACGGCGCGCATCATGCCGACGTCATCCTGCCGGCCGCAGCCTATACCGAAAAGTCCGGCACCTGGGTCAACACCGAAGGCCGCGTCCAGATGGGCAATCGTGCAGGCTTTGCACCGGGCGATGCCCGCGAAGACTGGGCGATCATCCGTGCCCTTTCCGACGTGCTCGGCAAGAAGCTTCCCTTCGATTCGCTCAGCGAATTGCGCGTCCGGCTCTATGCCGCTTTCCCGCATTTCGCCGCCATTGACGAGATCGCCGAAACCGATAGCGCCCAAATTGCCGCAGTTGCGAAAAAAGCCGGCAAGATGAACAAATCCGGGTTTGCGTCGCCGGTGAAAGACTTCTATTTGACGAACCCGATAGCGCGTGCCTCGGCTGTCATGGCGGAGTGCTCGGCATTGGCCCGCAACAACTTCAAAGTCGCGGCAGAGTAA